From Desertifilum tharense IPPAS B-1220:
GTCATGCTTTCCGGACTCGCGGATCGATTAACTCATCAGGAATTCGATTATGCTCAATATATTCATTGATTTCTACTTGATGATCTAGGTAATAGCTAAGAGCATCAAAAACTTGTGATAGAACAAGATGCGGCAAACGCTGAGGAATCTCTTCAGGTGAAACCCCAATACGCCACATTTCCACGATCGCACGAACTGGAGTCCTTGTTCCTCTGATAATAGGTTCACCGCTTAGAATTTCGCTGTTTCTAACAATGTGACAGTGTTCCGTTGATTGAAGCATGGAGTTTTCCTCTAGGCATTCTCTGCCTATTTTAGCCTGATACGAAATTGCCCCACCCAGAGCGCACTCATGCAAAAAGAGTAGACTAGGTTGAGTGCGATCGCCATAACTCCCCCACTCATTATCAGAATCCTACAGAATGGAAGATATACATAGCTCAATCAGTTGTCTGACTTGCGCTAGAGCATCTTCTATCTAAAACAGAGTCATTATGTACTTCATCTCTCCAACGATTGGCTTCAGCTAGCTGAACTGGACATCTAATGACCCCGTTCACCCGCCGCAGATAACCTCTGCATCATAACCGATCGCCCCCTTCGGTCGGTGTGCAACAGGCTTGTTAGACCGTATCTCACCGATCGCTTATGATCAATGTATCCTCGCGTGTTTGGGAGTTTAAGCCATGTCTCTCGCTGAGTTGCTTGCTTTGGTCAACGATCTAAGCCAGTCAGACAAATTATCACTCTTCAAACTCCTAGCTGCACAAATCCCAGATGCTGAACTACAAGTCATCTTTTCTGCATCAGAGTATCCGGTTTGGTCGCCCTACGACGCAACGGAAGCCGCGAACATTCTGATGCAGATGATTGAGGATGACAAAGAGGCATCTACCCGTGCCTAGTACAATCGAGTTTCCCTTTTCTGACGATGAAGCATTACCTACGATTCCCATTACCCTGAGTCATGCAGGCTCCTCTGTTTCTACGAATGCACTGCTAGATACAGGATCTACGGTCAATCTCTTACCTTATGGTATCGGGCTGCAATTGGGTGCAATTTGGGGGGAACAAACTGTCCGCTTGCCGTTGGCTGGAAATCTTGCAACGGTTGAAGCATGGGGTTTATTTGTGTATGTTCAAATTGGGCATCTGGAACCAGTTCGCTTAGCCTTTGCTTGGGCACAAGCCTCTCAGATACCCTTAATTCTTGGGCAAACAAACTTCTTTCGAGAATTTGATGTCTGTTTTCAGCGATCGCGACGCACAATCGAAATTACCCGCTTCTAATGAATATTTCAACTAGAGCAGTAACTTCAGAGCTATAGCATAAATTGAGTGCTTCAATCACTGAAATATCAAGCAGAACTAGGCATTGAAGAAAGATTCCAGGTTGCACAATGCCGCATAAGGAAATTCTCCTGAACGGTTTTTCTCAAAGCTCTTCTCCTTGAGCAAAGCAGTAATCTTCTTCATTTGGTAGTAAACCAGAGCCGAGAAATGGCTAATTTTGATTTCAAACTCTATTAATGTCCTTTCTTGAGTGATTTCATCTCCATAAGAAGACAAGAATTCCGTCAGTGTAATTTGCACTCGATGCTTCTGATCGGAATTTCTCATCATTTTCCACCGATTGCCCCCCGGCTCATCCCACCATACAACCTCAACGTCTAAAGCTCCTCTCAGTAGAGCGATAGTTGCTTCGATGAAATCTCCGATTGGATCTCCAAAAACATGGCTGATAGTCAACTCATAGGTATGTTTATTGACGAAAAGTATGCAAGTACTCCAACCATGTGGTGATAGAACATACAAGAGATCAATGTCATCGCCATCGTACATACAAAACTTATAACTATCTCGTTGATTGATCCATTATGCTGTCTAACTATTTATTATACTGAAATTTTCTGGATAGTCAACTCTTATGGGACAAAAAACAGAAACTTTCTGTATAATCCTCCTATAGAGAATATTATCCAGAAACTTTTCGTACATTTTCCGAAGATAGCCAGAATTTTTCGTAATAACATACCCAATAGTCATATTATTCAGAAAGATTCTGAATATCGCCCGATGGAAAAACCTCCTAAAAAGCTCCTTGAACAAGTCCGTGATGTCATTCGTTTGAAGCATTACTCTTATCAAACTGAAAAAAGTTATATTAACTGGATTAAACGCTACATTTTATTCCATGATAACGTCACCCACGAGAAATGGGTGGAAAAGAAATTGAAGAATTTTTAAATCATTTAGCTGTCGAGGAAAATGTGGCTGCTTCTACTCAAAATCAGGCGTTAAGTGCTGTTTTATTTCTCTATAAAGAAGTTCTTAAACAAGAATTAGATTTACGGGTTGATGCGGTACGGGCAAAAAGAAGCCGCTATGTACCAACTGTTCTGACGAGAGAGGAAATTCTAACAATTACAGCGGTTTTCCCCCCGTCTTATGCCTAACTGTGTCTTCAGTCAGCCGAACCGTAGCCGCCGCCGCCGGGGGTTTCGATGACAAACAGATCGCCTGGAGACATTTGGACTTCAGCTTGACTCGCCAAAACCTCAGTTTCTCCGTTGTGGCGTTCAACCCAGTTGCGGCCTATTTCGCCGGGTTTTCCGCCGTTTAAACCGAAGGGGGGAACGACGCGATGACCGGATAGAATAGCAGCAGTCATGGGTTCGCGGAAACGCAGGCGACGGATCGCGCCATTTCCGCCGCGATATTGACCTAAGCCGCCGCTACCCGAACGGATGGCAAATTCTTCCACCAGTACCGGAAACCGCCATTCCAAGACCTCTGGATCGGTGAGGCGAGAGTTAGTCATGTGGGTTTGGACAGCATCGGTTCCGTTAAAATGGGGGCCTGCACCCGAACCGCCGCAAATGGTTTCGTAGTATTGATATTGGGCATTGCCAAAGGTAAAATTGTTCATGGTACCTTGGGAAGCTGCCATGACGCCGAGGGCCCCGTAGAGAGCGTTGGCGATCGCTTGCGAGGTTTCCACATTCCCCGCCACTACCGCCGCCGGATATTGCGGATTAAGCAAGCATCCCAATGGCACAATCATTTCTAAGGGTTTGAGACATCCCGCATTTAACGGAATATCATCATTCACCAACGTGCGGAAAACATAGAGAACCACCGCCTTACAGATGGCTAGCGGCGCATTCAGGTTTGTGGCTTGTTGGGGAGAAGTCCCGGTAAAGTCGATACAAGCCGAACGGTTAGCGCGATCGATGGTGACTTGAACTTGGATCGTCGTG
This genomic window contains:
- a CDS encoding DUF433 domain-containing protein; translation: MLQSTEHCHIVRNSEILSGEPIIRGTRTPVRAIVEMWRIGVSPEEIPQRLPHLVLSQVFDALSYYLDHQVEINEYIEHNRIPDELIDPRVRKA
- a CDS encoding hydantoinase B/oxoprolinase family protein gives rise to the protein DPVLLEIFNNLLRAIAEEMGVTLQNTSYSVNIKERLDFSCAVFDGLGQLVANAPHIPVHLGSMSESVRSLIADKQPSPGDVYVSNNPYNGGTHLPDITVITPVFADASPEKPLFYVASRGHHADIGGITPGSMPPASTSLDHEGVLIDNFLLVDRGQFRETELRELLTGGQYPVRNVEQNIADLQAQIAANERGVQELRRMVAHYSLETVQAYMQHVQDNAEESVRRAIAILKEGRFTYTMDDGTTIQVQVTIDRANRSACIDFTGTSPQQATNLNAPLAICKAVVLYVFRTLVNDDIPLNAGCLKPLEMIVPLGCLLNPQYPAAVVAGNVETSQAIANALYGALGVMAASQGTMNNFTFGNAQYQYYETICGGSGAGPHFNGTDAVQTHMTNSRLTDPEVLEWRFPVLVEEFAIRSGSGGLGQYRGGNGAIRRLRFREPMTAAILSGHRVVPPFGLNGGKPGEIGRNWVERHNGETEVLASQAEVQMSPGDLFVIETPGGGGYGSAD